A single region of the Microcella sp. genome encodes:
- a CDS encoding excinuclease ABC subunit UvrA, which yields MTEVQHHPADSHDLIRVQGARENNLKNVSVDIPKRRLTVFTGVSGSGKSSLVFGTIAAESQRMINETYSAFVQGFMPSLGRPDVDVLEGLTTAIIVDQERMGSNSRSTVGTATDANAMLRVLFSRLGEPQIGPPNAFSFNVPTTRVSGERSSSTGETVTIENEIYLGGMCPRCEGMGSINDIDLAQLYDDSKSLNEGAITVPGYTADGWMVRIFTESGLVDGDTPIRDFSPEMLHDFLYREPTKVKVTGINMTYEGLVPRIQKSMLSKDVDAMQPHIRAFVERAVTFSPCPECEGTRLSEAARSSRIGGVNIAEACAMQISDLAAWVGALDAPPVAPLLGNLRRTLDSFVEIGLGYLSLDRPAGTLSGGEAQRTKMIRHLGSSLTDVTYVFDEPTVGLHPHDIQRMNDLLQRLRDKGNTVLVVEHKPEAIAIADHVVDLGPRAGSAGGEIVFEGTVEQLRTSGTLTGRHLDDRATLKSSVRTPSGALEVRGASSHNLQSVDVDVPLGVLVVVTGVAGSGKSSLIHGSVATRDGVVAVDQAAIRGSRRSNPATYTGMLEPIRKAFAKANGVKPALFSANSEGACPTCNGAGVIDTDLGMLATVSTPCEDCGGRRFQASVLEYRLGGANITDVLAMPVSDAVDFFAHSESRVPAAHAILQRLNDVGLGYLTIGQPLSTLSGGERQRLKLAMSMADTGRVLVLDEPTTGLHLADVEQLLGLLDRLVDNGTSVIVIEHHQAVMAHADWIIDLGPGAGHDGGRVVFEGTPADLVAARSTLTGEHLAQYVGA from the coding sequence ATGACCGAAGTGCAGCACCACCCCGCCGACTCGCACGACCTCATCCGCGTGCAGGGCGCTCGAGAGAACAACCTCAAGAACGTCAGCGTCGACATTCCGAAGCGTCGGCTCACGGTCTTCACGGGCGTAAGCGGTTCTGGCAAGTCGAGTCTCGTGTTCGGCACGATCGCGGCCGAGTCGCAGCGCATGATCAACGAGACCTACAGCGCCTTCGTGCAGGGCTTCATGCCGAGCCTCGGTCGCCCCGACGTCGACGTGCTCGAAGGGCTGACGACAGCCATCATCGTCGACCAAGAGCGCATGGGCTCGAACTCGCGGTCGACGGTCGGCACCGCGACAGACGCCAACGCGATGCTGCGAGTGCTGTTCAGCCGCCTCGGCGAGCCGCAGATCGGCCCACCGAACGCGTTCTCGTTCAACGTGCCGACGACGCGCGTGAGCGGCGAGCGTTCGAGCTCGACAGGCGAGACGGTCACGATCGAGAACGAGATCTACCTCGGCGGCATGTGCCCGCGGTGCGAAGGCATGGGCAGCATCAACGACATCGACCTCGCGCAGCTCTACGACGACTCGAAGTCGCTCAACGAGGGGGCCATCACGGTGCCCGGGTACACGGCCGACGGCTGGATGGTGCGCATCTTCACCGAGTCGGGGCTCGTCGATGGCGACACCCCGATTCGAGACTTCAGCCCCGAGATGCTGCACGACTTTCTCTACAGAGAACCCACCAAGGTCAAGGTCACCGGAATCAACATGACCTACGAGGGGCTCGTGCCCCGCATCCAGAAATCGATGCTCAGCAAAGATGTCGACGCGATGCAACCCCACATCCGCGCCTTCGTCGAGCGCGCCGTGACGTTCTCACCGTGCCCAGAGTGCGAAGGCACGCGGTTGAGTGAGGCGGCACGCTCGTCGCGCATCGGCGGGGTGAATATCGCCGAAGCCTGCGCGATGCAGATCAGCGACCTCGCGGCCTGGGTGGGGGCGCTCGATGCCCCGCCGGTGGCGCCGCTGCTCGGCAATCTCAGGCGCACACTCGACTCGTTCGTCGAGATCGGTCTCGGCTATCTGAGCCTCGACCGCCCGGCGGGCACGCTCTCGGGCGGTGAGGCTCAGCGCACCAAGATGATTCGGCATCTCGGGTCGTCGCTCACCGACGTCACCTACGTCTTCGACGAGCCGACGGTCGGCCTGCACCCGCACGATATTCAGCGCATGAACGACCTGCTGCAGCGCTTGCGCGACAAGGGCAACACGGTGCTGGTCGTCGAGCACAAGCCCGAGGCGATCGCCATCGCCGACCACGTCGTCGACCTCGGCCCGCGCGCCGGTTCGGCCGGTGGTGAGATCGTGTTCGAGGGCACTGTCGAGCAGTTGCGCACGAGCGGCACCCTCACGGGTCGGCATCTCGATGATCGCGCCACGCTCAAGAGCTCGGTGCGCACGCCGTCGGGTGCGCTCGAGGTGCGAGGCGCGTCGAGCCATAACCTGCAGAGCGTCGATGTCGATGTGCCGCTCGGTGTGCTCGTCGTCGTCACGGGCGTTGCCGGCTCGGGCAAGAGCTCGCTCATCCACGGCTCGGTCGCCACGCGCGACGGCGTCGTCGCCGTCGATCAGGCAGCGATCAGAGGGTCGCGCCGCAGCAACCCCGCCACCTACACGGGCATGCTCGAACCGATTCGCAAGGCATTCGCGAAAGCCAACGGCGTCAAGCCCGCGCTCTTCAGCGCGAACTCTGAAGGCGCGTGCCCCACCTGCAACGGTGCCGGTGTCATCGACACCGATCTCGGGATGCTCGCCACCGTCTCGACCCCGTGCGAAGACTGCGGTGGTCGCCGTTTTCAGGCCTCGGTGCTCGAGTACCGCTTGGGCGGAGCCAACATCACCGACGTCTTGGCGATGCCCGTGAGTGATGCCGTCGACTTCTTCGCCCACAGCGAATCGCGCGTGCCAGCCGCGCACGCGATTCTGCAACGGCTCAACGATGTCGGCCTCGGCTACCTCACGATCGGCCAACCGCTCTCGACGCTCTCGGGCGGCGAGCGTCAGCGGCTCAAGCTTGCGATGTCGATGGCCGATACGGGTCGAGTGCTCGTGCTCGACGAGCCCACGACGGGCCTGCACCTCGCCGACGTCGAGCAGCTGCTCGGCCTGCTCGACCGCCTCGTCGACAACGGCACCTCGGTCATCGTCATCGAGCATCACCAGGCCGTGATGGCTCATGCAGACTGGATCATCGACCTCGGGCCGGGCGCGGGCCACGACGGCGGACGCGTCGTGTTCGAGGGCACGCCAGCCGACCTCGTCGCCGCTCGGTCGACCCTCACTGGCGAGCACTTGGCGCAGTACGTGGGCGCCTGA
- a CDS encoding peptide chain release factor 3: protein MTEQLDATLEAARRRTIAVISHPDAGKSTLTEALLLHAQAIGRAGAVHGKRGRSTTVSDFMQIEQQRGISISSASIQFDYRDVVINLVDTPGHSDFSEDTYRVLSAVDAAIMLIDAAKGLEAQTMKLFEVCRRWNVPIITMVNKWDRPGRAALDLVDEIRERTGLLPTPITWPVGEAGYFEGLLDVPSGRMQRFERSSGGATVAHWTELEPEQAAADHGPAWQTSREEVELLALDDHVHDTQRFRARETTPLVFGAAVHNIGIHTLLDLIAAEAPGAVARRAVDDSARSVDDDFSGYVFKVQAGLDSAHRDRIAFLRVCSGRFERGMTVTNARSGRTVTTKYAQQLFGSERETVEEAWPGDVVGLVNATMLRPGDTVYLGNPVRFPELPRFVPEHFSVVRAADLSKYKQFRKGVESLEQEGVLQVLRSERRGEQHPVLGAVGPLQFEVFAQRMELEFSCPVILERLSYETVYLTDDSSAAALDRQRECEVARRSDGVVLALISTPWRARSIATTLPELTLLTVDGEPLVARV, encoded by the coding sequence ATGACCGAGCAGCTCGACGCCACCCTCGAGGCTGCCCGACGACGCACCATCGCCGTCATCTCGCACCCCGACGCCGGCAAGTCGACGCTCACTGAAGCCCTGCTGCTGCACGCCCAGGCGATCGGCAGGGCCGGGGCCGTGCACGGCAAGCGCGGGCGCTCGACGACGGTCTCAGACTTCATGCAGATCGAGCAGCAGCGTGGCATCTCGATCAGCAGTGCATCCATTCAATTCGACTATCGCGATGTCGTCATCAACCTCGTCGACACCCCCGGCCACTCCGACTTCTCTGAAGACACCTATCGCGTGCTCTCGGCGGTCGACGCGGCGATCATGCTCATCGATGCCGCGAAAGGCCTCGAAGCGCAGACCATGAAACTGTTCGAGGTATGCCGGCGCTGGAATGTTCCGATCATCACGATGGTGAACAAGTGGGATCGCCCCGGCAGAGCGGCCCTCGACCTCGTCGACGAGATTCGCGAGCGCACCGGCCTGCTGCCGACGCCGATCACGTGGCCGGTCGGCGAAGCGGGCTACTTCGAAGGCCTGCTCGACGTGCCGAGCGGTCGCATGCAGCGGTTCGAGCGCTCGAGCGGAGGCGCCACCGTCGCCCACTGGACCGAGCTCGAGCCTGAGCAGGCCGCCGCCGATCACGGGCCGGCCTGGCAGACCTCGCGCGAAGAAGTCGAACTGCTCGCGCTCGACGACCACGTGCACGACACCCAGCGCTTTCGAGCTCGCGAGACCACTCCCCTGGTCTTCGGCGCCGCGGTGCACAACATCGGAATCCATACCCTGCTCGACCTCATCGCCGCAGAGGCGCCCGGCGCGGTGGCACGCCGCGCTGTCGATGACTCTGCGCGATCGGTCGACGACGACTTCTCGGGCTACGTGTTCAAGGTGCAAGCGGGGCTCGACTCGGCGCATCGCGACCGCATCGCCTTCCTGCGCGTGTGCTCGGGCCGGTTCGAGCGCGGCATGACCGTGACCAACGCGCGGTCGGGTCGCACGGTCACGACGAAGTATGCGCAGCAGCTGTTCGGCAGCGAGCGCGAGACCGTCGAAGAAGCCTGGCCGGGCGATGTCGTCGGCCTCGTCAACGCGACCATGCTGCGACCGGGAGACACCGTCTACCTGGGCAACCCCGTGCGTTTTCCTGAGCTGCCGCGATTCGTGCCCGAGCACTTCAGCGTCGTTCGCGCCGCCGACCTGTCGAAGTACAAGCAGTTTCGCAAGGGGGTCGAGTCGCTCGAGCAGGAGGGCGTGCTGCAGGTGCTGCGATCTGAGCGCCGGGGCGAGCAGCACCCCGTGCTCGGGGCGGTCGGTCCGCTGCAGTTCGAAGTGTTCGCGCAGCGCATGGAGCTCGAGTTCTCGTGCCCCGTCATTCTTGAACGGCTGAGCTACGAGACGGTGTATCTCACCGACGACTCCTCGGCCGCCGCACTCGACCGGCAGCGCGAGTGCGAGGTCGCGCGCCGATCAGACGGCGTCGTGCTCGCGCTCATCTCGACGCCGTGGCGCGCCCGCTCGATCGCGACAACCCTGCCCGAGCTGACGCTGCTGACCGTCGACGGCGAGCCGCTCGTGGCGCGGGTCTGA
- a CDS encoding Dabb family protein yields MIRHIVLFKLAADDETQRREDAHGIAERLEALATQIAGIQSIRVDRDLGLVDGHWDLALVSEHDDNAALEAYQVHPAHKEVFAYISSVISDRAVVDYSL; encoded by the coding sequence ATGATTCGCCACATCGTGCTGTTCAAGCTCGCCGCCGACGACGAGACCCAGCGCCGCGAAGACGCTCACGGCATCGCCGAGCGCCTCGAAGCTCTCGCGACGCAGATCGCGGGCATCCAGAGCATTCGCGTCGATCGCGATCTCGGTCTCGTCGACGGGCACTGGGATCTCGCGCTCGTGTCAGAGCACGACGACAACGCGGCCCTCGAGGCCTACCAGGTGCACCCGGCCCACAAAGAGGTGTTCGCCTACATCTCGTCAGTGATCAGCGACCGCGCGGTCGTCGACTACTCGCTGTAG
- a CDS encoding DUF389 domain-containing protein: MESRFATPLQMRESVFFDGPEAAARHSRFWLLLVLSAIIASAGVVADSTAAVIGAMIVAPLLGPIQGTMLATVLGDRANLMRSMLLVIAGAAAAVAIGYLIGLTVTGDVVAATNSQVAGRVSPRLIDLLAALGTGVVGSVALVRRDISDTLPGVAIAISLVPPLTVVGLTLESGAWVEALGALLLFVTNVVAIIATGIVVMSIYGVNRLAAVTAADGAVSASLRKPAALLAAMLIVIGLPLTFTSADIASRSLTETAVHDEVNRWSVDAGWSLTNLIYSRDEITVYLEGPLPLPETESLEAALTARGVDVETVRLVLVPVYEVRLGD; the protein is encoded by the coding sequence ATGGAGTCGCGTTTCGCCACACCCCTGCAGATGCGGGAGTCGGTCTTCTTCGACGGGCCGGAGGCCGCTGCCCGGCATTCGCGGTTCTGGCTGCTGCTGGTGCTCTCGGCGATCATCGCCTCGGCGGGAGTCGTCGCCGACTCGACGGCCGCGGTGATCGGCGCCATGATCGTCGCGCCGCTGCTCGGCCCGATTCAAGGAACGATGCTCGCGACCGTGCTCGGTGATCGCGCCAACCTGATGCGCTCGATGCTGCTCGTGATCGCGGGCGCCGCCGCCGCGGTCGCGATCGGATACCTCATCGGCTTGACGGTGACGGGCGATGTCGTCGCTGCGACGAATTCGCAGGTGGCGGGGCGCGTCAGCCCGCGACTCATCGACCTGCTGGCTGCACTCGGCACAGGAGTGGTTGGTTCGGTGGCGCTCGTGCGACGCGACATCTCTGACACCCTGCCGGGTGTCGCCATCGCGATCTCGCTCGTGCCTCCGCTGACGGTGGTCGGGCTCACGCTCGAATCAGGGGCGTGGGTCGAAGCGCTCGGAGCCCTGCTGCTGTTCGTCACGAACGTCGTCGCGATCATCGCGACGGGCATCGTCGTCATGTCGATCTACGGGGTCAATCGGCTTGCTGCCGTCACAGCGGCCGACGGCGCCGTCTCGGCGAGTCTGCGCAAGCCAGCCGCCCTGCTCGCCGCGATGCTCATCGTCATCGGGCTGCCGCTGACCTTCACGAGTGCAGACATCGCCTCGCGCTCGCTCACCGAGACCGCAGTGCACGACGAAGTGAATCGGTGGAGCGTCGATGCGGGATGGAGCTTGACGAATCTCATCTACTCGCGCGACGAGATCACGGTCTACCTCGAGGGCCCGCTGCCGTTGCCCGAGACTGAGTCGCTCGAGGCAGCGCTCACCGCCCGCGGAGTCGACGTCGAGACGGTGCGCCTCGTGCTGGTGCCCGTGTACGAAGTACGACTGGGCGACTAG